The DNA segment AAGGCGCTTTATGTTTGCCTGGGTGACACGTATGGAAGTGTCCACCGATTGCAGCTGACCGTCACGGGTCATCTGAATATCATCCTCGCTGCGGAAGGAGCGTAACAGGACACGATCCTGCGCCAGCTGTTTTTCAACCAGGCGCTGCTGTTCCTGGCGCAACCTCTCCTGCTCCGCTTCCTGTCGCAGTTCCTCTTCTGTCTTGGCTGCATCCACCTCGTTGACAATAATTCCCTGTTCGTCCAGTTGGGAACGGGCGCGGTGGGCATCGGAGGGGGGGAGAGTCTGGGTATAGTGGGTTTGACCTTTATCATCAACCCATTTGTAAAGCTTCCCAGCCTGGCTGGAGAGTGGCAGGAAAAGTGTGATAACGGCTATCAGTGTTACGATTCTCAGACGCATACCGGCAGAATTCTCTGTTTATAAGTCAAATGGTACCAGAGATAGATTATACTTCGTGGCTTACCTCATAAGATAGCTGCTTTGTGGAACAGTTCACCCTTTTTGTGATTTCTCTTCTGGCTAACCTCTTTTCAGCCTTCTCTGGAGGGGGGGCGGGACTGGTTCAGTTGCCGGCACTGATCTTTCTGGGACTGCCCTTTGGGGTGGCACTCGCAACCCATAAAGTGGCCTCTGTGGCCCTCGGTATAGGGGCTACGGTGCGCCATCTGCGCGAGGGAGGATTGGAACGCCAGTTTGTGATCTATATGCTGCTCGCGGGACTACCCGGCGTGGTGATAGGCGCCAGCCTGATACTCCAGGTGGCGGACAGACATGCAGAAGTCGCCTTGGGGGTGTTGACACTGGGTCTGGGTATCTACTCCTTCCTGAGCCCGAAACTCGGTATCGAGTATCAAGCGATCCATAGGGACAAAAGCGGGTTTCTGATCGGGGGGGGCGGGCTTTTCCTGATTGGTGTCCTGAATGGTTCCCTCACCTCGGGTACAGGCCTCTTCGTCACCCTTTGGCTGGTCCGATGGTTCGGTCTCGACTACCGGCGGGCAGTGGCCCACACCCTGGTACTGGTGGGTGTGTTTTGGAACGGAAGCGGCGCCATCACGCTGGGTATTCTGGGGGATATCTATTGGGCCTGGATACCGGTGCTGCTGATCGGTTCGCTGCTCGGCGGTTACCTGGGGGCGCATCTCTCCATCGCCAAGGGCAATCGCTGGATCAAACGGGGATTCGAGGTGGTTACCCTGTTGATTGGCACCAAATTGGTTGTAGGATGATATTTGGGTATTTATCTTGTCCTAGGCGCCTACCAACTTTAATCAATAGCCGATCGCGCCGCTGAAGCTAAACCACACCATATTGGTCTCTATAGGATTGGATACGCTTGAGGGATTCTCCGCTATCGTCACTCTCTTGCAGGTATTCGATCAGCTGTTCCAGACGTACGATGGCGCTGACAGGCATGCCGTAGTCGCTCTCCACTTCCTGAATTGCCGAGCGCTCTCCCTGGCCCCGCTCCTGGCGGTCGAGGGCGATGACAACACCAGCGGGTATGGCCTGGAGTGATTGAATGATATCCACCGATTCCCGCACCGAGGTGCCGGCGGATATGACATCGTCGATAATCAAGACGCGTCCTTCCAGGGCATGGCCGACGATGACGCCCCCCTCACCATGATCCTTTGCCTCTTTACGGTTGAAGGCATAGGGGATGTCGATACCATGCTGGTCGTAGAGTGCGGCGGCAGTCACGGCGGCCAAGGGGATACCCTTGTAAGCCGGGCCGTAGAGTACATCGAAATCAATGCCTGAATCGACGATTGCCTGGGCATAGTAGCGCCCGAGGCGGGCCAGGCTGGCGCCACTGTTGAACAGTCCGGCATTGAAGAAATAGGGGCTGACCCGTCCCGATTTCAGGGTGAACTCACCGAATCTCAATACACCCACATCGAGGGCAAAGTCTAAAAATTCCCGTTGATAATCCTGCATGAATTGATACCAGTAGAAAGCGATCGTGCATTGTACTTTTTTTTGTTGGATTTGACTAAGAAGTAACAGTGAAACCGCAAAAGGACGCGAATCACCGCCAATGGTGATACTGAGGCAATTGGCAGTTCAAGCCGTTGGCAATGATATGATTCTGAGAATCGCTTTTTTATCATTTGCGCTTTTTTGTGGTGATTCGCGTCCATTTGCAGCCTGAATTGCTTTGTTCCGCAATAATTACCTGATTTAGCCCAGACCTTTTTTTGTAAGGGGCAGGGGACTTGGGTCCTATTGCCCCTTATAATGGCGATTTTTACTTCCGAGGTGCGGGTGAATTCAACCAACAGGTCAACCAATTGGTTCAACACGCTTGCAGTCTATTGGCAGCCTGGGACACGCAGCATGCTTTTCCTCGGCTTTTCCGCGGGACTGCCCCTGCTGCTTGTCTTCGGTACCCTCTCGTACTGGCTGAGAGAGGCGGCCATCGATCGATCCACGATCGGATTTCTCAGTTGGGTGGCACTTGCGTACGGTTTCAAATGGGCTTGGGCGCCACTGGTCGATCGTCTGAAAATCCCCTGGCTTACTGCCAGTTTGGGACGTCGTCGAGCCTGGATGCTGTTGGCCCAAATCTCGGTCATTTTCGGGCTCTGCGGGCTGGCCTTCTCCGATCCCCTTCAGGGATTGCATCGCTTTGCCTGGCTGGCGCTGTTGGTGGCCTTTTCATCGGCCACCCAGGATATCGCTATCGACGCCTATCGAATTGAAAGAGCGGCAGTCAGATTGCAAGGGGTCATGGCTGCCAACTACATGATTGGATACCGTATCGCGATGATTGTCAGTGGTGGTGGTGCACTGGCGATTGCACAATGGGCGAGTCCGAATGAAACCGGCTACTACCTCAATGCCTGGATGTTCGCCTATCTTGCCATGGCCACCTTGATGTTGGTTGGTGTGATCACTGTTTTACTGATAAAGGAGCCAGATGTTCACCCAAACCCGGACACCCTGGAACAGGAAGATGTGGTGGACCGGATCATTGAACAGCAAGATTGGCTGCCGGGAGTAGTGCGTAGCTTCAGCGAGTGGTTCTACGGGGCAGTAATAAGCCCGTTCGCCGATTTTATCCGTCGCTATGGCTGGCATGCGATCCTGATATTGGCCCTGATCGCCACTTACCGTATCTCGGATGTGGTGTTGGGGGTGATATCCAACGTCTTTTATGTGGATCTGGGTTTCACCAAGCGTGAGGTTGCCATTGTCGCCAATGTACTTGGGGTGATCATGACCCTGTTGGGAGCTGTTCTGGGAGGGATGATGGTAACCCGTGTGGGAGTCATGCGTATCCTGTTATTGGGGGGTATTTTAGCGGCATCCACCAATCTGCTGTTCGCCTGGTTGGCCGGTATCGGGCATAATCTGGCTATGCTGACACTGGTGATCTCCGCGGACAACCTCAGCGCAGGACTCGCCACTTCGGCGTTTATTGCCTATCTTTCAAGCCTTACCAATGTCTCCTATTCGGCGACTCAATATGCACTTTTCAGTTCGGTAATGCTCCTGCTGCCTAAGTTTGTCGGTGGTTTTTCCGGTGTCATGGTGGATGGCTTGGGTTATGTGAATTTCTTTCTTATCACTGCCTCCATGGGCATTCCCGTGTTGATCCTGATTCTTATGGCCATGCGTTATCTGCCACCTAGCCGCACGCCAAACCAAGAAGCTGCGACTGAGGGTGCATGAATGATAGAACAAAGCAGTTATCTGGCCGCTTTTGTCGTGGGATTGCTCGGCGGTGGCCACTGTGTCGGGATGTGTGGAGGCATTGTCGGCGCGCTGACCTTTGGTCTTCCCAGCTCGGTGCAAAGTCGCCTGATCAACACCTTTCCCTATCAGTTAGGCTATAACCTGGGACGTGTCACCAGTTACGTGGTCGCCGGCGCGATCATGGGTGGCCTGGGTGTTTTGTTGACCCATGCAGTGCCAATCTATGTCGCTCAGCAAGGGTTGTTGGTGATTGCCGGTGTTTTTATGATTCTGCTCGGCCTCTACCTGGGCGGATGGTGGACCGGATTAGCCAAAATCGAGCGCATGGGCAATCTGCTCTGGAGCAAGATTGAACCCTTTGCCCGCAAGTTACTGCCGGTAAAGACACCCGCCCAGGCCTGGGCTCTGGGATTGGTTTGGGGTTGGATTCCGTGCGGATTGGTTTACAGCATGCTGGTGTGGACGGTGTCCGCGGGGAGTGTGGCAAAGGGGGCAGGGCTGATGCTCGCCTTCGGTCTCGGTACCTTACCCAATCTGTTCGCGATGGGTATATTGGCTGGCAGTCTTGCACGCTGGCTGAAGGATATACGCGTCAGGCGAGCCGCAGGATTGGTTGTCATTCTGTTTGGAATAGTGACCCTGGCGAGGGCCATGTAACAGCTCTAACCAGTTTCCTGCTATGGGCTGAGTTTACCCAGCCCATAGCAGTAGAATGTGGTGTACGAAGCGAATCAAAAAAAAATTAGTCGATAAAAAATTCCTGGGATAACTTGGCTGTGTAGTAACGGGTTTCACCCTTAGGTTGAACCTGAAGCTCGAAGTTGAGTTTCTCCTGATCGGCGATACGAAACTCTCCAATGTAGTAGATGGCATCGCCTTCGATGATTTTTCGCATCGGAATACTGATCAGCTGACCGCGTATATTGTTGGCCTTGGCCAATATAACAGCTTCGGCGGATTTACCGATTGTTCCCGCTACAGACTTGATCACGCTTACGTTCAGCATGCCCCGGTATTTGCTGCGTTGAATACCGTACTGCCTGGCTACCGAGGGCTCCAGTGAGGCACTGGGGATGGCATTGTGGTGAATGGTGAAGCCGGGTATCGCAGTGCTGTTTTCCGCCCAACCTGTGGTGCTCAGCAAGAATAGAGATATGAAGATAAAAAAGTGTTTGGTAAAAGTCATGAACAAACCCCTCCTGATTAATTTAGTCGCCGATCTGCATGACCGGTCTTTGTTGTAGCTTCAGTGTAGTCGATCCGTGAGATTGGGTGAAGTGGTTGAAGACGGCTGAGCAGCAAGCGGTGATCCACAGCTTAAAGATATCAGTGGATATGATAAGGGAAAATCATCGCTCTTGAAGGTGCAGGGGAACTGCTGGCCAGAGGTTATTTGGTGGTTATAAAAAACCAATAAAAACAGTTATATAACCATTAATCATAAGAAAATACCTTACGATTGATGGCCGCGGCTGACCTCAGGAGACGCCCTGCTTCACCAGCTTGGGTTTCTGACGCTGACTCTGATGAAGTGGACGGTTGTTACTGATCCGGTTGGACATGTTCCGCAGTGAGGTCAACTGGCGCGCCAGTTCCGTATACTGCTCCTGCAATTCAAGGATGCGGTATTGCAAGGTGTTGCGTGATTGACCAATCTTCTGCAGGTTGTTAAGCCGCTTCTCCATCATCTCCTTGTGATCCTTGATCTGTATCACCAGGGGCTCAAGGGCGCTAACGATCCACTGATTGATCTCCACGTCAGCACGCTGGAAGATATCCCGCGCACGTTTCACAAGTGCAGAGAAGAAGCGCTTTACCACAAAATTCTGTTCCATCATCGCGGTAACCGGACTATTGCGAAAGATCTCCGCCTCCTGATGCAACAGCTCGAGTTCTACCCGGTACTTAACAATGGAGAACATCTTCGGCTGCACAACGGCAAAGCCATGCTCATTTTGAAACTTACGATAGATGGAACGGATCAGCTTACGCGTCTGCTCGCTCTGATTGACGACTTGAAGCATGGTGCGGCGTGTCTCCTCAAACAGATTTTTCATTGAGGATTTCATTCCGCTCGTGGTCCAGCTGTTGGTCATCTCCTTTCTGCATTTGGTGATGGTTTCATCCAGCAGACTCAGGCTGAGGATCTCTGACAAAAGATCCGCTTGCTGTTTAAGCTGTTTGCGGCTCTGTTGGAATGTCTCCACATCGCGAAGGTATTGGGCCTGTTCGCTGCGGGTTTTCTCCATCAGATTGTTGATGACATCGTCGCTTTTATCGCTTAACTCCTCCAGTTCCTCGAGCTGGTACTTGGTCTCATTGAGCTTGCCGGAGAGCATACTGCGGCTATTGTCCAGCATCTGACCAACATCGGAACTGATGGTGTCGAGAACAATCTGTTGTTTGATATTCAGAACGTCCTGTCCCAGATAGTTTTCAAGATCCAGCAGACCGCTCTTGTCCAGCAGATCAGGCTCGTTCTTGATCTTGGCCAGCAAACCCTTCTGTGCTGAGATGGGGAAGACAGCCTTCGGCTCCACACCCAACATTTCAGCCGTATCACTTAGCTGACCACGGATGGCCTCATGTATATCCTCATGCTCGCGCAGGTCGTCCCACAAGGTATCAATCTTGTTCAGAACCACCATCAAACCGCGTTGGCGGCCACTTTGGAAGCCCTTGACATGGTGTTGCCAGATCTCCATATCACTCCGGGTCACGCCCGTATCGGCACCGAGTACAAACAGTACCGCCTGTGCAGCCGGCAGCATATTCAAGGTGAGCTCGGGTTCTGTACCCAGGGCATTCAAACCGGGGGTATCGAGAATGGTCAGTCCCTTTTTCAGCATATCGTGGGGAAAGCTGATCATGGCATGGCGCCACTTGGGTATCTCTATGGTCTCAGGCGGCTCGGACTGATGGGGGTGCATCTCCTGACTGTAGAGTCCAAGATGCTTAGCATCCTCCAGGGTGACCGTTTTGGTCTGGACGACCTCATTCAGGGCGGCCTGCATCTGCTCAACCGATTCGGTTTCCAGGGGGTAGTGGACCCACTGCTTGGTATCGTGCCGCAATTGACTCAGGGTGGTGTCCTGCAGGCGCGTTTCAATCGGCAACAGGCGTACATAGGCTTCATTCCGCACATCATCGTAGAAGATCTCTGTGGGGCACATGGTCGTACGGCCGGCATCGGAGGGAAGCAGGCGCCTGCCGTAGTCGGCAAAGAAGATGGCGTTGATCAGTTCGGTCTTGCCCCGGGAGAACTCGGCGACAAAGGCGATTGTCAGTTTGTCACCCCTCAGGGCGGCCAAGGTTTCGTCAATCCGGTGCTCAACGTCCGCTGAGGACATTCCATTCTCTTCGAGCCAGGGGCCATACTCCTCAATGGTGTTGATGACATCCGTTTTCCATTGCTCGTAAGCCTTTAACTGTTCTTGAAATCTTACTTTTTCCATGCCTGTGCCCCAAAAAAATTTTAAAGCCGGAACAAACCCTTATTCTATATTCTCAGCTAAAAGCGCAATAATACGCGAGGTGTGCCAATGAAGCCATATCCGGATGCCCTAATCTTCAAAATCTATCGGCAGAATTTGAGGGGACTTTAACCGTATAGACTTAGAGCGGGCGTTCTTTCCGGTGATCAATTCGATCCGCGAGGCGGGTATAGCAAAGGCCTTGGCAAGAAATTTCACTAAATGACGGTTTGCCTTGCCATCCACGGGGGGTGCCGTGATGGCGATTTTGTACTCATTTTCACCAAAAGGGCCGATGAAGGCATCCCGCGACGCCTTGGGTTGTACACGCAGATGGAGGATCAGATCTTTCTGCTCCCAACGAAACCAGCTCACAGAAAAGGACTGCTGGTGACATGTCGAAGCGGAGGCAACAGCAACATCTTCAGAAGTATCAGGCCGATCATGACCAGCATCGGCGAGAGATCAATACCTCCCATAGGAGGGAGGATTTTTTGTGCAGGTCGCATCACAGGGCCGGTCAAACTGTATAACAAGGCCGTCGCAGGGTTGTAGCTGCCGGGATTCACCCAGCTGAGGATAACCTGAATCAAAATCCCAAACAGATAGATATTGATGACCAACTCCACCAACTCCGGTATGGCCCAAACAAAAGGGGCTAGCAGGTTAATGGTGGTGCCTGTGAGGCTGACGATGATAAAGAGCTCGATGGTTTTGAGGAGCCAGGCAAGCACGATGGAGGAAAGGTCGATGCCGCCAAAACCTGGAATCAAGCGACGAAAAACCTTCAATGGGGGGTTCGTCGCCTTCACCAAAAACTGGGAAATCGGGTTATAGAAATCCGCCCTCACCAGTTGCAACAGGAAACGCAACAGCACCGCGAGGATATACAGCCCGAACAGGATTTGTACCAGAAAGACGACGGGATCGGTAAGGTAACTGCTGCCCATGCTATTGGTCTCCCAGCATATCGGAGAGTTCGACCGAGCGCTCTCTGGCCCCTTGCAGGGCCTTCTCGAACAGGGTTCGTATCTCACCCTCCTCAAGGATGCCAAGGGCGCGCTCTGTTGTACCGCCGGGAGAAGTGACTTTTTGTCTTAGGCGTGCAGGTGAATCGCTGCTTTCAAGGGCCATACGGGCTGCACCCAGGGCTGTCTGCAAGGTCAGCAGGCGGGCTGTATCCTCATCCAGCCCCATCTCTCGGGCGGAGGCCTCTATCGCCTCCATGACAAGAAAGAAATAGGCGGGACCACTGCCTGAGACAGCGGTGACCGCATCCATTTGAGATTCATTCTCAACCCAACGGGTGAGGCCCACTGCCCGTAATATGCTTTCAGCCTGGTTGCGCTGTATCTCACTCACTCCTGGGCCGGCGTGCATACCCGTTGCACCGGACTGAATCATGGCCGGGGTGTTCGGCATACTGCGCACCAGTGCCACATCACCGCCCAACCAATTCCGCAGGGTGGACTCCTTGACGCCGGCGACGATGGATATCACCAGTGGCTGGACCTTTTGTACAGTTGCAGCCAAGTCCTCGGTCACTGCCTTGAGGACTTGCGGTTTAACCGCCAAAACCACCACCTCTGCCTGGCTGATGGCGCTGTTATTCTCAGACTGGGTGTTAACGCCGCAGCGTGCAGCCAGTTGGGCCAGCTTGTCAGGGTCGGGATCACTCACCGTGATGCGCCCCTTGTCATAACCATCGGCAATCAAGCCGCTTATCAGGCTGGTGGCCATGTTGCCGCCACCGATGAATGTGATGTTATCGTTACTCATGCCGTTGCTGTTCACTTTTGTTGATTGGGTGCAGGCTTCACTGATTATACTGCCGTGGGCCAAAAATTGCGGTGCCTATTCTGACGATCGTCGCGCCCTCTTCGATGGCGGCCTCAAGATCGTCCGACATGCCCATGGATAGGGTATCCAGTGGTATCTGCGCAGACTTAAGTTCGTCGCGTAACAATCTTAACCGCATTAAGGGGGCGTGTTGAGCCGCATTCCCGGCAGCAGGTGCCGGGATGGTCATCAGCCCCCTGATAGATAGATTGGGGAGTGCGGTATAGGCCTTGAATTGCTCTCTCAATGCCACTTCGCTGAGACCGTCCTTACTCGATTCACCACTGGTATTGACCTGGAGACAGATATTCAATGGTGGCAGACCCGGGGGACGTTGCTGGCTCAATCGCGTGGCATGTTTAAGGCTGGCGACGCTGTGAACCCAGGCGAATTTTTCAGCTAT comes from the Candidatus Thiodiazotropha sp. CDECU1 genome and includes:
- a CDS encoding YggS family pyridoxal phosphate-dependent enzyme produces the protein MTDQTRNRLQQRYQLVLKRIHQAETTAERTPDSVRLLAVSKTRSAEEIALLAGLGQTRFGESYLQEALVKIDQLGDKGVEWHFIGRIQSNKTRPIAEKFAWVHSVASLKHATRLSQQRPPGLPPLNICLQVNTSGESSKDGLSEVALREQFKAYTALPNLSIRGLMTIPAPAAGNAAQHAPLMRLRLLRDELKSAQIPLDTLSMGMSDDLEAAIEEGATIVRIGTAIFGPRQYNQ
- a CDS encoding dynamin family protein, yielding MEKVRFQEQLKAYEQWKTDVINTIEEYGPWLEENGMSSADVEHRIDETLAALRGDKLTIAFVAEFSRGKTELINAIFFADYGRRLLPSDAGRTTMCPTEIFYDDVRNEAYVRLLPIETRLQDTTLSQLRHDTKQWVHYPLETESVEQMQAALNEVVQTKTVTLEDAKHLGLYSQEMHPHQSEPPETIEIPKWRHAMISFPHDMLKKGLTILDTPGLNALGTEPELTLNMLPAAQAVLFVLGADTGVTRSDMEIWQHHVKGFQSGRQRGLMVVLNKIDTLWDDLREHEDIHEAIRGQLSDTAEMLGVEPKAVFPISAQKGLLAKIKNEPDLLDKSGLLDLENYLGQDVLNIKQQIVLDTISSDVGQMLDNSRSMLSGKLNETKYQLEELEELSDKSDDVINNLMEKTRSEQAQYLRDVETFQQSRKQLKQQADLLSEILSLSLLDETITKCRKEMTNSWTTSGMKSSMKNLFEETRRTMLQVVNQSEQTRKLIRSIYRKFQNEHGFAVVQPKMFSIVKYRVELELLHQEAEIFRNSPVTAMMEQNFVVKRFFSALVKRARDIFQRADVEINQWIVSALEPLVIQIKDHKEMMEKRLNNLQKIGQSRNTLQYRILELQEQYTELARQLTSLRNMSNRISNNRPLHQSQRQKPKLVKQGVS
- a CDS encoding AmpG family muropeptide MFS transporter; this translates as MNSTNRSTNWFNTLAVYWQPGTRSMLFLGFSAGLPLLLVFGTLSYWLREAAIDRSTIGFLSWVALAYGFKWAWAPLVDRLKIPWLTASLGRRRAWMLLAQISVIFGLCGLAFSDPLQGLHRFAWLALLVAFSSATQDIAIDAYRIERAAVRLQGVMAANYMIGYRIAMIVSGGGALAIAQWASPNETGYYLNAWMFAYLAMATLMLVGVITVLLIKEPDVHPNPDTLEQEDVVDRIIEQQDWLPGVVRSFSEWFYGAVISPFADFIRRYGWHAILILALIATYRISDVVLGVISNVFYVDLGFTKREVAIVANVLGVIMTLLGAVLGGMMVTRVGVMRILLLGGILAASTNLLFAWLAGIGHNLAMLTLVISADNLSAGLATSAFIAYLSSLTNVSYSATQYALFSSVMLLLPKFVGGFSGVMVDGLGYVNFFLITASMGIPVLILILMAMRYLPPSRTPNQEAATEGA
- the pyrE gene encoding orotate phosphoribosyltransferase codes for the protein MQDYQREFLDFALDVGVLRFGEFTLKSGRVSPYFFNAGLFNSGASLARLGRYYAQAIVDSGIDFDVLYGPAYKGIPLAAVTAAALYDQHGIDIPYAFNRKEAKDHGEGGVIVGHALEGRVLIIDDVISAGTSVRESVDIIQSLQAIPAGVVIALDRQERGQGERSAIQEVESDYGMPVSAIVRLEQLIEYLQESDDSGESLKRIQSYRDQYGVV
- a CDS encoding DUF4426 domain-containing protein, whose translation is MTFTKHFFIFISLFLLSTTGWAENSTAIPGFTIHHNAIPSASLEPSVARQYGIQRSKYRGMLNVSVIKSVAGTIGKSAEAVILAKANNIRGQLISIPMRKIIEGDAIYYIGEFRIADQEKLNFELQVQPKGETRYYTAKLSQEFFID
- a CDS encoding sulfite exporter TauE/SafE family protein, with translation MIEQSSYLAAFVVGLLGGGHCVGMCGGIVGALTFGLPSSVQSRLINTFPYQLGYNLGRVTSYVVAGAIMGGLGVLLTHAVPIYVAQQGLLVIAGVFMILLGLYLGGWWTGLAKIERMGNLLWSKIEPFARKLLPVKTPAQAWALGLVWGWIPCGLVYSMLVWTVSAGSVAKGAGLMLAFGLGTLPNLFAMGILAGSLARWLKDIRVRRAAGLVVILFGIVTLARAM
- a CDS encoding DUF167 family protein; this encodes MSWFRWEQKDLILHLRVQPKASRDAFIGPFGENEYKIAITAPPVDGKANRHLVKFLAKAFAIPASRIELITGKNARSKSIRLKSPQILPIDFED
- a CDS encoding YggT family protein, encoding MGSSYLTDPVVFLVQILFGLYILAVLLRFLLQLVRADFYNPISQFLVKATNPPLKVFRRLIPGFGGIDLSSIVLAWLLKTIELFIIVSLTGTTINLLAPFVWAIPELVELVINIYLFGILIQVILSWVNPGSYNPATALLYSLTGPVMRPAQKILPPMGGIDLSPMLVMIGLILLKMLLLPPLRHVTSSPFL
- the proC gene encoding pyrroline-5-carboxylate reductase; protein product: MSNDNITFIGGGNMATSLISGLIADGYDKGRITVSDPDPDKLAQLAARCGVNTQSENNSAISQAEVVVLAVKPQVLKAVTEDLAATVQKVQPLVISIVAGVKESTLRNWLGGDVALVRSMPNTPAMIQSGATGMHAGPGVSEIQRNQAESILRAVGLTRWVENESQMDAVTAVSGSGPAYFFLVMEAIEASAREMGLDEDTARLLTLQTALGAARMALESSDSPARLRQKVTSPGGTTERALGILEEGEIRTLFEKALQGARERSVELSDMLGDQ
- a CDS encoding sulfite exporter TauE/SafE family protein; translation: MEQFTLFVISLLANLFSAFSGGGAGLVQLPALIFLGLPFGVALATHKVASVALGIGATVRHLREGGLERQFVIYMLLAGLPGVVIGASLILQVADRHAEVALGVLTLGLGIYSFLSPKLGIEYQAIHRDKSGFLIGGGGLFLIGVLNGSLTSGTGLFVTLWLVRWFGLDYRRAVAHTLVLVGVFWNGSGAITLGILGDIYWAWIPVLLIGSLLGGYLGAHLSIAKGNRWIKRGFEVVTLLIGTKLVVG